AAGTTATTCATGCTCCCAATCGTTCAGTTTCAGCTTGAATTGCAGATCTTAACGGGGGGTGAATCCGCTAAGATCTGTTTTCTGTTTTTAGCTGTCTAGAAGATACTCTTTATAATTACCAAGAAAATCTACTTTCGCATGGATGGATTTCAATTCTTCCAGAGCATTTTTGAATAGTATCTCATGACCTTTTCCAACTACGTTGATAAAGAAAAAATAATTCCCAAGTCCGGTCTTCAGGGTACGGGATTCGATTTTACTGAGATTCATTTTCCGCCAAGCAAAGACCGAAAGAACCTGATGTAGCCCCCCCGCATGATCTTCGGGAAGGGTAATCAATAGGCTTGATTTTTCACCAAGAACTTGTAGGCTTTCGTTGTCGAAAGCAGCATCCATCTTTGATATAATGATAAAACGAGTATGGTTTTGTTCAAAATCCTGAATATTTCTGTTAATAATTTTTAAGCCATATAAATTGGCTGCAAACTGATTGGCTACTGCTGCTCTTTTCAGTTCAGGATGTTCTGAAACATATTTTGCCGCTGCCGCTGTAGATGAAAACTCTTGTTTTTGAACGTCTTTATAATGGGTATCTAAAAAGTGAAAACTCTGAGCCAGAGCCTGAGGATGAGAATAAATTTTTTCTAATTCGCCGGCTTCATTATGGGGATGAATCATCAAATGATGGGCAATAGGCATTACCGCTTCAGCGTTAATTTTTATCGCAGCTGTCTTGTATAAATAATCCAACGTCATGGAAACTGTTCCTTCAATTGAATTTTCCAGAGGAACCACTGCCTTGTCAACATCTCCGTTCTCAACCGATTTAAAACAGTCCAGAATATTGGTTTGGGGAATAAGCTCCTCACCGGGGAAAAGCTGTGTAGCTGCCAGCTGGGTAAAACTCGCCTGCGGGCCTAAAAATGCAATCTTCATTATATCTCTGTTATATTATTTGAATTTTAAATGTAGTGAAAAAAGTGCTTATTATTCAATGTTAACCATTCGAGGTTTAAATTTTGAGGTTTAAACGTCTTGATGGAGATCAAACCGTCCGCATCTGTTACTTGTTCCAGCTCTTCTCTATAAGCTCCATTAAAAAGTCTGGGCATTTGATCACTTTATTGGTTTTGGCGTCCAAAAAGAAAAGTGTGGTAGAGGCTTCCGTGATTTTTATCATATCTTCATTGTAAATTTCATACTCAAATTCAATTTTTACCCCTGGAATTTTTTTCACATAAGTATGGATTTCTAATTGCTGATCGTATAAAGCAGGACGCAAATACTTAATTTTATACTCTGATACAGGAAGCCAAATTCCTTGATTTTCAATCTCATTATAAGACATTCCTATGCTGCGGAAAAGCTCGACGCGAGCTACTTCAAAATACTCTGCATAATTTCCGTAGTATACATATTTCATTGGATCTGTTTCTCCGTAACGTACTCGTAATGAGTGTTTTGTGCTTATCATTATTAGGCGTATTATAGACATACAAATATATTTTTAAATAATCAATACCCGCAATATTTTTTTTTAAA
The sequence above is a segment of the Chryseobacterium sp. MYb264 genome. Coding sequences within it:
- the pheA gene encoding prephenate dehydratase, which encodes MKIAFLGPQASFTQLAATQLFPGEELIPQTNILDCFKSVENGDVDKAVVPLENSIEGTVSMTLDYLYKTAAIKINAEAVMPIAHHLMIHPHNEAGELEKIYSHPQALAQSFHFLDTHYKDVQKQEFSSTAAAAKYVSEHPELKRAAVANQFAANLYGLKIINRNIQDFEQNHTRFIIISKMDAAFDNESLQVLGEKSSLLITLPEDHAGGLHQVLSVFAWRKMNLSKIESRTLKTGLGNYFFFINVVGKGHEILFKNALEELKSIHAKVDFLGNYKEYLLDS
- a CDS encoding acyl-CoA thioesterase, producing MISTKHSLRVRYGETDPMKYVYYGNYAEYFEVARVELFRSIGMSYNEIENQGIWLPVSEYKIKYLRPALYDQQLEIHTYVKKIPGVKIEFEYEIYNEDMIKITEASTTLFFLDAKTNKVIKCPDFLMELIEKSWNK